One Natronorubrum halophilum genomic window, CGGCGGTGTTGAGTTCGCCGCGAGAGATCGACACGCTGTCGTTGACCGTATACCCCAGATCCTCCGCGAGCTGGATCACGGTATCGCGCGTGATGCCGTCGAGGATCGACTCCGAGAGCCCGGGCGTGTAGATCTCGTCGTCGCGCACGAGGAAGACGTTCTCGCCGGGACCCTCCGCGATGTTCCCCTCCTTGTTCAGGACGATGGCTTCCGCGTAGCCGTTGCGGCGGGCTTCCTCGCCCGCGAGCATGCTGTTGACGTACAGCCCCGTCGTCTTCGCGTTGGTCGGGATCTGACTCGAGGCGTGCTTGCGCCACGAGGAGATCATCACGTCGATCCCCTCCTCGAGCGCCTCCTCGCCGAGGTACGCGCCCCACGGCCAGACGGCGATCGCCGTCTTGGTCGGACAGTCCTTCGGGCTCACGCCCAGCGAGTTGTAGCCGTAGAACGCGATCGGTCGAATGTAACAGGACTCGAGGTCCTGGCGTTGGATCAGCTCCTTCGTCGCTTCGGTCAGTTCCTCCTTCGTGTGGTCGATCTCCATCTCGTACGGCTTTCCGGACTGGAAGAGCCGCTCCAGGTGTTCCTCCCAGCGGAAGATCGCGGGGCCTTCCTCGGTATCGTAACAACGCGCGCCCTCGAAGACGCCGCTGCCGTAATGAAGCCCGTGCGTGAGGACGTGGACCTGCGCGTCGTCCCAGTCGACGAACTCGCCGTCCATCCAGATCGTGTCAACATCCATCTCGTCGAATCCCATAACCGAGAGTGAGGAAACCCACTCTACTAAGTATTCGTGATTTGTCGGGCGAACCGTCGGTGCGAAAGATGATCGATGGACGACAGGATCCACCGGATGTACGAGTTACCGCGAGTCGTGGCCGTTCTCGAGCAGTCCGTCGACGAGACGGGTGAAGCGATCGACCAGTCGGTCGGGAACCGTCGGGGTTACCTCCGAGAGCAGCGGAGCGGTTCGATCGGGGTTCGAAAGCGAGAGCGTCACTCGATTTCGCTCGTCGTAACGTTTGTCGACGATGTCACGCTCGACCAGATGATCGAGGTGGTACTCGAGCGTGCTCCGGGCGATCCCGATATCGTCCGCGACCGCGGTGGGTCGGCTCGGTTCGTGTTCGATCAGGTAAACGACGACCGCTCGAGCCGTTTCGCGACGGAACAGTGCTAACGCGGACCGTTCCCACTCGTCGTACCGCGGCGGATAGTAGTGGGTCTGTCCGTAGCGTTCCTCGCGGACGACTTCCTCGGCGTCGATCAGCCGGCGGACGTGATACTGGATCTGTCCGGGTGCGAACTCCGACAGTCGGACGAGTTCGTTGAAGTGGATACCGGCGTTCGTCTGGACGTGTGCCTTGATCTGTTGTCGAGTGTCGCTCATTGGTATCGATTGCCATCTGCGAGTCGTGCTCCCGGGCAATCGGGAACTGGCTGTTACCACGAGCTAGCACTGCGATCCTGATAACGACTTCCGATCGTTCCCGACAGGTGGGAACGGGTCGTCCGACCCGTCGTCAGTACGGCGTCTCGCTCGCCACGGCACGCTCGA contains:
- a CDS encoding branched-chain amino acid transaminase — translated: MGFDEMDVDTIWMDGEFVDWDDAQVHVLTHGLHYGSGVFEGARCYDTEEGPAIFRWEEHLERLFQSGKPYEMEIDHTKEELTEATKELIQRQDLESCYIRPIAFYGYNSLGVSPKDCPTKTAIAVWPWGAYLGEEALEEGIDVMISSWRKHASSQIPTNAKTTGLYVNSMLAGEEARRNGYAEAIVLNKEGNIAEGPGENVFLVRDDEIYTPGLSESILDGITRDTVIQLAEDLGYTVNDSVSISRGELNTADELFFTGSAAEVTPIRKVDNVVIGDGSRGPVTEDVQQKFFDVVERRTDEYDEWFDYV
- a CDS encoding winged helix-turn-helix transcriptional regulator yields the protein MSDTRQQIKAHVQTNAGIHFNELVRLSEFAPGQIQYHVRRLIDAEEVVREERYGQTHYYPPRYDEWERSALALFRRETARAVVVYLIEHEPSRPTAVADDIGIARSTLEYHLDHLVERDIVDKRYDERNRVTLSLSNPDRTAPLLSEVTPTVPDRLVDRFTRLVDGLLENGHDSR